A single genomic interval of Lathyrus oleraceus cultivar Zhongwan6 chromosome 7, CAAS_Psat_ZW6_1.0, whole genome shotgun sequence harbors:
- the LOC127103764 gene encoding interactor of constitutive active ROPs 3, with amino-acid sequence MHTPKTRSGSSSEVTQKVSARAVRQMRTTTIDTNSISSSSSSSTQVNRLSKERSPKLNDRKSPRSPVPERKRPSRISELESQISQLQDDLKKVMDQLVLTESSKKQAQKDAEESKEQLLTLSAKLEESQNQYLELCANGEARDIELQRMTEERDRAWQSELDASEKNLSVDSTALASAVNEIQLLKVQLELVANCGSVQTQHAESANAELLNLKQKLSESLSLMESMRNQLDDSIESEARAQIVVDEALFQLEAAKRTVEILADDVVKDVDDYNSIALELEHSRVRVNTLETLVSKLKTHVNDNESTHSIQNLLEDSEFEKECEIVKDGEDPNQIEVEICSLKSEVEGLRSALETSETKYQQEQIQTTVQIKSAYELMEQIKSESGDRQRELEAELQRKKADIEELKANLMDKETELQGIMEENENLNSKLENNMSSQNDNGLAKEVKRLEQCLDEMKADMMDKETTLQTISEENETLKMEISKRSSDVENARDEIEKAKAAEREVATKLAIAMEEADRSNRKAARVTEQLEAAQAASSEMESELRKLKVQSDQWRKAAEAAAAMLSAGNNEKLTERGVSLENNYKCSPPYGEDIDDEFQRKKNGNMLKKIGVLWKKPQK; translated from the exons ATGCATACCCCAAAGACAAG AAGTGGTTCTTCTTCTGAAGTGACTCAGAAGGTTTCTGCACGTGCGGTACGTCAAATGAGGACGACTACTATAGACACTAACTCTATATCTTCTTCTTCGTCGTCTTCAACTCAAGTTAATAGATTATCGAAGGAAAGAAGTCCAAAACTCAATGATCGAAAATCGCCCCGAAGTCCTGTTCCCGAG AGGAAACGCCCTAGCAGAATATCGGAACTGGAATCTCAAATTTCTCAACTTCAAGATGATTTGAAGAAGGTGATGGACCAGCTAGTTTTAACTGAATCAAGCAAGAAGCAAGCTCAGAAAGATGCCGAGGAGTCCAAGGAGCAACTCTTAACGCTATCAGCAAAACTCGAAGAGTCTCAAAACCAATACCTGGAGCTTTGTGCTAACGGAGAAGCCCGTGATATCGAGCTCCAGAGAATGACCGAAGAACGCGACAGGGCATGGCAGTCCGAGCTCGACGCCTCCGAAAAGAATCTCTCGGTTGACTCAACTGCTTTGGCTTCTGCAGTGAATGAAATTCAGCTGCTAAAAGTACAGCTTGAGTTGGTAGCTAATTGCGGTAGTGTTCAAACTCAACATGCTGAATCCGCGAATGCGGAGCTACTAAACCTTAAGCAGAAGTTATCAGAATCTCTTTCTCTGATGGAGAGCATGAGAAACCAACTCGATGATTCCATAGAGTCTGAAGCTCGGGCTCAAATTGTTGTCGATGAAGCTTTGTTCCAACTCGAAGCTGCGAAAAGAACCGTTGAGATTCTAGCAGACGATGTTGTGAAAGATGTAGATGACTACAACTCCATTGCTTTGGAATTAGAACATTCTCGAGTAAGGGTGAACACGCTAGAGACACTTGTTAGCAAACTTAAGACACACGTTAATGATAATGAATCAACTCATTCTATTCAAAATCTTCTAGAAGATAGCGAATTCGAGAAGGAATGTGAAATAGTGAAAGATGGAGAGGATCCTAATCAAATTGAAGTTGAGATTTGTTCTTTAAAGTCCGAGGTTGAAGGGTTGAGATCTGCTCTAGAGACTTCCGAGACTAAATATCAACAAGAACAGATTCAAACCACGGTGCAGATAAAATCCGCGTACGAGTTGATGGAGCAGATAAAGTCCGAGTCAGGCGACAGACAGCGCGAGTTGGAGGCTGAATTACAAAGAAAGAAAGCCGATATTGAAGAATTGAAGGCTAATCTAATGGACAAAGAAACCGAGTTGCAAGGTATTATGGAAGAGAACGAGAACTTGAATTCGAAGCTCGAAAACAACATGTCATCACAAAATGATAATGGACTTGCAAAGGAAGTTAAAAGATTGGAACAATGTTTGGATGAAATGAAAGCCGATATGATGGACAAGGAAACAACATTGCAAACCATATCAGAAGAGAACGAGACGCTGAAGATGGAGATCAGCAAGCGCAGTTCGGATGTCGAAAACGCGAGAGACGAAATAGAGAAAGCCAAGGCTGCAGAACGCGAGGTGGCAACGAAACTCGCGATTGCAATGGAGGAAGCAGACAGAAGCAACCGAAAGGCCGCGAGAGTGACCGAGCAGTTAGAAGCAGCGCAAGCGGCAAGCTCGGAAATGGAAAGCGAACTGCGGAAGCTTAAGGTACAGTCTGATCAATGGAGGAAGGCTGCAGAAGCAGCCGCTGCTATGCTTTCGGCAGGGAACAATGAGAAGCTTACAGAGAGAGGCGTGTCTTTGGAGAATAACTATAAGTGTTCACCACCTTATGGTGAAGATATTGATGATGAGTTTCAGAGAAAGAAAAATGGTAacatgctgaagaagattggTGTCTTGTGGAAGAAGCCTCAGAAATAG